Proteins encoded together in one Rhipicephalus sanguineus isolate Rsan-2018 chromosome 9, BIME_Rsan_1.4, whole genome shotgun sequence window:
- the LOC119404128 gene encoding uncharacterized protein LOC119404128 isoform X1: MGNVQLPASGRRTLQAMTMVLMALEFILANALLEDEMAALSSSGSTWKEPEKRNTWWSKRANAKDAGKRTNEPSLELDLPLCALVVSAAGCYVETCVPLVFECGRTSDNKSGYAKCRSVHSACLAQCVRNLNRVGANLQK, encoded by the exons ATGGGAAACGTCCAACTGCCTGCCAGCGGCCGGAGAACTCTCCAGGCGATGACCATGGTGCTGATGGCCCTGGAGTTCATCCTCGCCAACG CTCTTCTGGAGGATGAAATGGCCGCCCTCTCTTCCTCCGGGTCCACGTGGAAGGAACCCGAGAAACGAAACA cgtggtGGTCCAAGCGAGCCAATGCGAAGGATGCCGGTAAGAGGACCAATG AGCCAAGTCTCGAACTGGATCTACCTCTTTGCGCCCTCGTGGTTTCTGCGGCTG GTTGCTACGTGGAAACCTGCGTGCCCCTGGTGTTCGAGTGCGGCCGCACCTCGGATAACAAGTCCGGCTACGCCAAGTGCCGCAGCGTGCACAGCGCCTGCCTCGCCCAGTGCGTCCGGAACCTCAACAGAGTCGGCGCGAACCTCCAGAAGTGA